The following proteins are encoded in a genomic region of Calditrichota bacterium:
- a CDS encoding T9SS type A sorting domain-containing protein — translation MSYALPYATRVRISVYNLQGKRLKTLVDAQQVAGHHIASWEGRSDDGTTAGSGVYVVQMTAGRLNATHKIVLVR, via the coding sequence GTGAGCTATGCCCTGCCCTACGCGACAAGGGTTCGGATCTCCGTGTACAACCTGCAAGGCAAACGGCTCAAGACACTGGTGGACGCTCAGCAGGTGGCTGGCCACCACATTGCCTCGTGGGAGGGAAGGTCAGATGACGGCACAACCGCAGGAAGCGGCGTCTACGTAGTGCAAATGACTGCCGGCAGGCTTAACGCAACCCACAAGATTGTGCTGGTGAGATGA